In Dromiciops gliroides isolate mDroGli1 chromosome 5, mDroGli1.pri, whole genome shotgun sequence, the following are encoded in one genomic region:
- the ANKMY2 gene encoding ankyrin repeat and MYND domain-containing protein 2 isoform X1: MAPPKKGELTQEEKELLEVIGQGNVQEAGRLLGSKNVRVNCLDEHGMTPLMHAAYKGKIDMCRMLLRHGANVNCNEHEHGYTALMFAGLSGNKEITRVMLEAGADTDVVNSVGRTAAQMAAFVGQHDCVTVINNFCPRERLDYYTKPQGLEKEPRLPPKLVGPLHKMVTTTNLHPVKIVMLVKENPLLAEVDALKKCYRVMDLLCEKCMKQRDMNEVLAMKMHYISCIFQKCIHFLTEREDKLDGFIKSLLKGRETDGFPVFQEKFIRECIRKFPYCETTLLQQLVRSIAPVEIGSDPTAFSVLTQAITGQVGFVDMEFCTTCGEKGADKRCSVCKMVIYCNQDCQKIHWFTHKKVCKALKAAYEKQELEAAKEKKRQEERQKQEKELDVDPSSPNEQQPDTAPADLAQEEKAEVKEAPQTTSEADRDPGPQDVAGGVKDPEE; the protein is encoded by the exons ATGGCTCCTCCCAAGAAAGGCGAGCTGACCCAGGAAGAGAAGGAGCTGCTGGAAGTGATCGGGCAAG GGAATGTCCAGGAGGCCGGCAGACTGTTGGGAAGCAAGAATGTTCGTGTCAACTGTTTGGATGAG CACGGGATGACGCCGCTCATGCACGCGGCATACAAGGGCAAAATCGACATGTGTCGGATGCTCCTGCGCCACGGGGCCAACGTGAACTGCAATGAGCATGAACACGGCTACACGGCCCTGATGTTCGCTGGCCTCTCTG GAAATAAAGAGATTACTCGGGTAATGCTGGAAGCTGGAGCAGACACAGATGTCGTGAACTCGGTCGGCAGGACAGCGGCGCAGATGGCGGCCTTTGTGG GCCAACACGACTGTGTGACCGTGATTAACAACTTCTGTCCCCGAGAGAGGCTGGATTACTACACGAAGCCCCAGGGCCTGGAGAAGGAGCCGAGGCTGCCCCCAAAGCTGGTGGGGCCCCTGCATAAGATGGTCACCACGACAAATCTCCACCCGGTCAAG ATTGTGATGCTTGTTAAAGAAAATCCTCTGCTGGCCGAGGTGGACGCCCTGAAAAAATGCTACCGCGTGATGGATCTGCTCTGTGAGAAGTGTATGAAGCAGCGGGACATGAACGAGGTCCTGGCCATGAAGATGCATTACATCAGCTGCATTTTCCAGAAATGCATTCACTTCTTGACCGAGCGAGAAGACAAGCTGGATGGCTTCATCAAGAG tttgTTAAAAGGCCGGGAGACAGATGGCTTCCCCGTCTTTCAGGAAAAGTTCATTCGAGAGTGCATTCGGAAGTTCCCCTACTGTGAAACCACCCTCCTCCAGCAGCTCGTGAGAAGCATTGCCCCTGTTGAGATA GGCTCTGATCCGACAGCCTTCTCTGTACTCACTCAAGCCATCACCGGTCAAGTAGGATTTGTGGACATGGAGTTCTGCACCACGTgtggagaaaagggggcagaTAAGAGGTGTTCAGTGTGTAAAATG GTCATTTATTGCAATCAGGATTGCCAGAAAATCCACTGGTTCACTCATAAAAAAGTCTGTAAGGCACTGAAGGCTGCATACGAGAAGCAGGAGCTAGAAGCTGCCAAAGAGAAGAAGAGGCaggaagagagacaaaaacaaG AAAAAGAGCTAGACGTGGATCCGAGTTCACCTAATGAACAGCAGCCAGACACGGCCCCTGCAGATCTGGCGCAGGAGGAAAAGGCAGAAGTGAAAGAAGCCCCCCAAACAACCTCGGAAGCCGACCGTGACCCTGGCCCCCAGGACGTGGCCGGGGGGGTGAAGGACCCAGAGGAATAG
- the ANKMY2 gene encoding ankyrin repeat and MYND domain-containing protein 2 isoform X2, which produces MTPLMHAAYKGKIDMCRMLLRHGANVNCNEHEHGYTALMFAGLSGNKEITRVMLEAGADTDVVNSVGRTAAQMAAFVGQHDCVTVINNFCPRERLDYYTKPQGLEKEPRLPPKLVGPLHKMVTTTNLHPVKIVMLVKENPLLAEVDALKKCYRVMDLLCEKCMKQRDMNEVLAMKMHYISCIFQKCIHFLTEREDKLDGFIKSLLKGRETDGFPVFQEKFIRECIRKFPYCETTLLQQLVRSIAPVEIGSDPTAFSVLTQAITGQVGFVDMEFCTTCGEKGADKRCSVCKMVIYCNQDCQKIHWFTHKKVCKALKAAYEKQELEAAKEKKRQEERQKQEKELDVDPSSPNEQQPDTAPADLAQEEKAEVKEAPQTTSEADRDPGPQDVAGGVKDPEE; this is translated from the exons ATGACGCCGCTCATGCACGCGGCATACAAGGGCAAAATCGACATGTGTCGGATGCTCCTGCGCCACGGGGCCAACGTGAACTGCAATGAGCATGAACACGGCTACACGGCCCTGATGTTCGCTGGCCTCTCTG GAAATAAAGAGATTACTCGGGTAATGCTGGAAGCTGGAGCAGACACAGATGTCGTGAACTCGGTCGGCAGGACAGCGGCGCAGATGGCGGCCTTTGTGG GCCAACACGACTGTGTGACCGTGATTAACAACTTCTGTCCCCGAGAGAGGCTGGATTACTACACGAAGCCCCAGGGCCTGGAGAAGGAGCCGAGGCTGCCCCCAAAGCTGGTGGGGCCCCTGCATAAGATGGTCACCACGACAAATCTCCACCCGGTCAAG ATTGTGATGCTTGTTAAAGAAAATCCTCTGCTGGCCGAGGTGGACGCCCTGAAAAAATGCTACCGCGTGATGGATCTGCTCTGTGAGAAGTGTATGAAGCAGCGGGACATGAACGAGGTCCTGGCCATGAAGATGCATTACATCAGCTGCATTTTCCAGAAATGCATTCACTTCTTGACCGAGCGAGAAGACAAGCTGGATGGCTTCATCAAGAG tttgTTAAAAGGCCGGGAGACAGATGGCTTCCCCGTCTTTCAGGAAAAGTTCATTCGAGAGTGCATTCGGAAGTTCCCCTACTGTGAAACCACCCTCCTCCAGCAGCTCGTGAGAAGCATTGCCCCTGTTGAGATA GGCTCTGATCCGACAGCCTTCTCTGTACTCACTCAAGCCATCACCGGTCAAGTAGGATTTGTGGACATGGAGTTCTGCACCACGTgtggagaaaagggggcagaTAAGAGGTGTTCAGTGTGTAAAATG GTCATTTATTGCAATCAGGATTGCCAGAAAATCCACTGGTTCACTCATAAAAAAGTCTGTAAGGCACTGAAGGCTGCATACGAGAAGCAGGAGCTAGAAGCTGCCAAAGAGAAGAAGAGGCaggaagagagacaaaaacaaG AAAAAGAGCTAGACGTGGATCCGAGTTCACCTAATGAACAGCAGCCAGACACGGCCCCTGCAGATCTGGCGCAGGAGGAAAAGGCAGAAGTGAAAGAAGCCCCCCAAACAACCTCGGAAGCCGACCGTGACCCTGGCCCCCAGGACGTGGCCGGGGGGGTGAAGGACCCAGAGGAATAG